CCTGGAGGCCGCGGAGCAGCCCGGTCATCGCGAACACGAGCAGCATGGCCGGGAGGCCGAGCATCGAGATCGAGAGATAGGTCTCCGCCTGGGAGGCGACCTCGGCCGACGCGCCGAACAGCCCCACCAGCAGCGGGGAGGCCGCCCATCCGGCCGCCGCGAGCACGACTCCGAGGGCGAGCGCCAGCCAGCTCCCGTCCACCCCGGCGGCGACCGCCCCCCGTTCGTCACCCGCGCCCAGCCGGCGCGCGACGGCGGGCGTGGTCGAGTAGGCGAGGAACACCATGAGCCCCACGACGGTCTGCAGGATGGCACTCGCGATCCCGAGCCCGGCGAGTGGCGCAACCCCGAGGTGCCCGACCATGGCCGAGTCGGCCAGCAGGAACAGCGGCTCGGCCACGAGCGCGCCGAGCGCAGGGACGGCGAGCTGCAGGATCTCGCGATCGAGCGGGCGGCGGGGGAGGACGTTCACGGCGGGGACAACGCTACCGCGAGGGGATGACACGGGCGGTGCCGGTGACCGATATCCCAATACCGTCCCGGAATACCGTCGCAGAACACAGCGCTTCCACCACCGGTCGCCGCCGAGCGTCCCGGTGACCTCGTGTCGGTCGCCCCGGTGTCGGTGGCTGTTCCTACAGTGGAGGGATGAGCCACCTGATGCCGGAACTGCTGTCCACCTGGTCCTGGCGTCTCGAGCGGGTCCGCAATGGGCGCACGGTGCTCACCAAGGGGCAGGCGGCGTCCGCGCGCACCGACCTCCTCCACGATCGGTCCGCGCATCCGGCCGACTACTCGGGCTACGAGGAGGAGTACAGCTCGGCTGTCGACGCGCTGGGCGTGCTCGCGCAGCAGGCCAACCGCAGCGACGACCTCCTCTCGGTGCTGCGTTCCGAGCGGCGGCAGGCCGACGGCCCGCCGCGCGAACGGTACGCCACAGCGCCCGACAGCGCGGGAGCGCAGCGCGCCTCCCTCGCCGCCGAGCACGATCGCGTTCCGGCGGGGCTCCCGGAGGCTCTGGACCAGTGGGTGCACCGGCTCATCCGCTTCCGCAGCGGCGCCAAGATCATCGCCCCGGTCGAAGCCGCGCGCGCCGAGATCCGGCTGCGCAACGAGGCCGACCTCAACCCGGGCGCCTACCGCAACGCGACCGCGGCGCCGTACTTCGGGAGGGTGATGCGGGAGCTCGGCGAGATCGCGACCTCCCAGCGGCCGGGAGTCCACCTCTCCCGCCGCGGGCTCCACCGCGGCCTCTCCGACGACTCGTTCCTGTGAGCAGGACGTCGGCGCGGCGCCGTCGTGCGGCGCCGTGGCCGGTCGCTGCGGTCGCGCTGCTGCTGGCCCTCGCCGGAGCGGGAGGCTACGCCGCGCTGAACGGCGGAGGCGCTCCGGCCGGACCGACGGCGGCAGGCGCCTCGACGCCGGCGCTCCCCTCCCCGCCCGGCGCCCGCACGGCTGCGGGCGTGCTCGACGCGTCAGGCGCACGTGCCGCGCTCGCTCAGCTCCCGGTGAAGGGCCGCGCGCCCGCGACCGGGTACGACCGCGTCGCCCGCTTCGGCGAGGCGTGGCTCGACGTCGACAGGAACGGCTGCGACACGCGGGACGACATCCTCGCCCGCGACCTCGCCGCGGCCACCCGGCGCGCGGACTGCGCGGTCCTCACCGGCACCCTGAGCGACCCGTACACCGGCCGCAGCATCGCGTTCACCCGTGGGGTGCAGACGTCGGCGCTCGTCCAGATCGACCACGTCGTCGCGCTGCTCGACGCCTGGCAGACCGGCGCCCAGGGGTTGAGCCAAGAGGGCGCGCGTCCAGCTCGCGAACGACCCGCTCGAGCTGCTGGCGGTGGACGGGGCGACGAACCAGGCGAAAGGCGCGGGCGACGCCGCGACCTGGCTGCCGCCGAACCGCGGATTCCGCTGCGAGTACGCGGCCCGCCAGGTCGCGGTGAAGGCGAAGTACGGACTGTGGGTGACGGCCGCGGAGGGCGCAGCGCTCAAGGGGATCCTGGCGGGGTGTTGAGCGCCGCGTCGGCACTGTGTCGGGCCGCGACCGGCCGCTACGATCAACGCATGCAGCAGCCAGAGCGCATGATCCCCGGCCAGTCCGGCGTCACCGCGGTGCGACCGTGACGCCCGCCGAGGCGGCCGCCCTGCTCGGGCTCCCCGAGAACGCGACGGAAGCGCAGATCGGCGAAGCGTACGCCGCACACATCGCGACCGTCCCGGAAAGGGACATCGCCGCCGTCGACGCGCTCGCGCGGGCGAGGGACGCCCTGCTCGCCGGGGTCCGCTGGCAGCCGCCGCAGAGCGCTGGTGCGCCGCAGGACTGGGGACGGCCGCAGGGTGGGACGACGCCGATCGGGCTCGGGACGCAGCCGGGAGGGGGAGTGCCGCCGACGCCGCCGGCTGGTGCGCCGCAGGGCGGATTCATGCCGCCGACGCCGAACACGAATCAGCCCGCCTATGCGCCTCAGCCGACTCCAGCGCCGCAGGGAGCACCCCGGCACGCCGCATACCCGCCGCCGCAGCCCGGGTTCCACTCGCAGACTGCCCCCGCGCCGCAGTACACCACTCCTCAGCAGCCCGCATACCAACAGCCCTACCCCGGCTACCCCCAGGCCCCCGCCCACCCCCGCAAACCCCTCTCCAACGGCGCCATCATCGGCATCGCCCTCGGCAGCACCGCCCTCCTTCTCGTCGTCCTGCTCGTCGCGGTCATCGCCCTTACCGGCAATGCCCAGCGCAGCCTCGCGGGCGCCTCCCAGAACGGCTCCGCAGCCGCGCCGTCCACGGTCCCGTCGAGCGGCGACCCGTCGGCGGCCGACCAGAGTTACGTCATCGACGGCGTGACGATCCAGCCGGAGCAGGGGTGGACCTTCCTGCTGACCTCCCAGCGCGACTGCCCCGCCGCCGAGGTGATCGTCGGATTCGCGGACACCGTCGACGGCGACTCCATCGATCAGCACACCGACACCGTGTCGCTGAAGGCGGGCGTCCCATACACCTACACGGTTCCCGACACGGCCTCCACGCACCAGTACGCGGGCATCGACGACCTGCAGTGCATCCCGACCTGACCCGGACACGCGTAAGGATTCCGTTAAAAGTTTTCACAATTTACTGAATCAAGCGTAGAGTCACGCACATGACCACAGTGATTGAGGCCTCGGGCCTCGAGAAGCGATTCGGCCGGGTCCGGGCACTCGACGGGCTCGACCTCACCGTCACCGAGGGTGAAGTCCACGGATTCCTCGGGCCGAACGGCGCAGGCAAGTCGACGACCATCCGCGTCCTCCTCGGCCTCGCGCGCTCCAACGGCGGCACCGCCCGCGTCTTCGGCAGCGACCCCTGGCGGGACGCCGTCGCCCTGCACCGCCGCATCGCCTACGTCCCCGGCGACGTCAGCCTCTGGCCGAACCTCTCCGGCGGCGAGGCCATCGACCTCCTCGCGCGGCTGCGCGGAGGCACCGCCGACAAGGCCGCCTACGCCGAGCGCAAGAAGCGGCTGATCGAGGTGTTCCAGCTCGACCCGACCAAGAAGGGCCGCGCCTACTCCAAAGGCAACCGGCAGAAGGTCGCGCTCGTCGCCGCCTTCGCGACCCCGGCCGACCTCTACATCCTCGACGAGCCGACCAGTGGACTCGACCCGCTGATGGAGGCCACCTTCAACGCCGAGATCGCCCGCATCTCCCGGGACGGCGCGACCGTCCTGCTGTCCAGCCACATCCTCTCCGAGGTGGAGCAGCTCTGCGACCGGGTCAGCATCATCCGCGAGGGCAAGACGGTCGAGACCGGTACGCTCGACGAGCTCCGCCACCTGACCCGCACCGAGATCTCGTTCGCGGCCGACGGGACGACGGACGAGCAGCTCGCCCGCATCCCGGACGCCCACGATCTGCGCACCGACAACGGCCGCGTGAAGTTCACCGCCGACAGCGACCGCCTCCCGCCCGTACTCGCGGCGCTCGCGGACCTGAACGTCAAGAGCCTGACCGTCGCCCCGCCGTCGCTGGAGGAGCTCTTCCTCCGCCACTACGGCGACGAGCTCGCCGGTGTGACCGAGCTGGAGGCGGAGGCGAAGGGGCGATGAGCACCACGACCACCGACCTCCCGGCCACGCGCGCCGGGCACACCGCGGTCCCTGAACGCGGACGCGTCGCGACCCTGGGCGTCCTGCTCCGCCAGCGCCTGCGCCGCGACCGCTGGCAGCTCCTCATCTGGATCCTCTGCATCGCGTTCCTCGCGCTGTTCTCGGCGGCGAGCATCGACCAGACCTACGGGTCGGCGTCCGGCCGCGCGGAGCTGATCCGGCTCGCGATCGCGAACCCGACGGTCCTCGTCCTCCGCGGCCTCCCGCAGGGCACGGGCCTCGCCGCGGTCACCTTCTTCGAGATCTACACCTTCCTCGCGCTGCTGGCCGGGCTGATGAACACGTTCCTCGCCGTCCGGCACTCCCGGGCGGAGGAGGAGTCGGGTCGCGCCGAGCTCGTCGGCTCGACCCCCGCTGCGCGGATCACCCCCACGGTCGCGACGGTCATCCACGGCGTCCTCGCGGACATCGTGCTCGCGCTGGCCACGGCGCTCGGCTTCATGGCGTCCGGTCTCCCGGCGTACGGCTCGCTCGTCGCGGGAGCCGCGGTCGGAGGGGCGGGCATCGCCTTCCTCGCCGTCGGCCTCCTGCTCGCCCAGGTGATGAGCACCTCGCGCGGCGCGAACGGCTACGCCTCCGCGGTCGTGGTGCTCGCCTGGGTGCTGCGCGGGATCGGCGACGCGATCGGCACGGTCACCGGCTCCGGCACGACGATGGTCTCCGGCTGGCCGACCTGGCTCACCCCGATCGGCTGGGGCGAGCAGTTCTCGCCGTACGTCCGCAACGACTGGACGCCGCTGCTCCTCCAGCTCGGCTTCGCGGCCGTGCTCCTCGCGGCGGTGTTCGGCCTCCAGGCCGTGCGCGACTCGGGTGCGGGAATCGTCCCGGAGCGTGCGGGCAGGCGGGACGCCCTCCCGACGCTGAACGGCCCGCTCGGGCTGGCCTGGCGCCTCCAGTGGCCGACCGTCCTCGGCTGGACGATCGGCGGCCTCGCCACCGGCGTGCTCGCCGGCGCGCTCGGCAGTGTGGTCAGCACGTCCATCGCGAACGACCCGAGCCTGGGGAACATCCGGGATGCCGTCGCCCACCTGGGCGCGGGCGGCTCCGGCCCGATGACGGCGCTCTTCCTCTCCGCGATCATGTCGATCGTCGGCGTGCTCGCCGCGGCGTGCGCGGTGCAGGCGGTCATCCGGCTGCGCCAGGAGGAGGTCGGCGGCTCGGCCGAGGTGATGATGTCGACCCCGGTCTCCCGGGTCCGCTGGCTGCTCGACTTCGTGCTGGTCGGACTGATCGCGATCGTGCTCGTGCTGCTGGCGGCGGCACTCGCGGCGGGCCTGTCTGCGACGGCGGCCGGGGAGAAGGCGACCGTCTTCAACGACGCGTTCGCCGCCGCGGCGGCCCAGTTCCCGGTGGCGCTCGTCTACCTCTGCGTGCTGACGCTGGTGTTCGTGGTGCTGCCGAGCTGGACCGTCCCGGTCGGCTGGGCCGCCCTCGGCGCCGGCGCCTTCCTCG
This genomic stretch from Leifsonia sp. EB41 harbors:
- a CDS encoding ATP-binding cassette domain-containing protein translates to MTTVIEASGLEKRFGRVRALDGLDLTVTEGEVHGFLGPNGAGKSTTIRVLLGLARSNGGTARVFGSDPWRDAVALHRRIAYVPGDVSLWPNLSGGEAIDLLARLRGGTADKAAYAERKKRLIEVFQLDPTKKGRAYSKGNRQKVALVAAFATPADLYILDEPTSGLDPLMEATFNAEIARISRDGATVLLSSHILSEVEQLCDRVSIIREGKTVETGTLDELRHLTRTEISFAADGTTDEQLARIPDAHDLRTDNGRVKFTADSDRLPPVLAALADLNVKSLTVAPPSLEELFLRHYGDELAGVTELEAEAKGR
- a CDS encoding ABC transporter permease, whose amino-acid sequence is MSTTTTDLPATRAGHTAVPERGRVATLGVLLRQRLRRDRWQLLIWILCIAFLALFSAASIDQTYGSASGRAELIRLAIANPTVLVLRGLPQGTGLAAVTFFEIYTFLALLAGLMNTFLAVRHSRAEEESGRAELVGSTPAARITPTVATVIHGVLADIVLALATALGFMASGLPAYGSLVAGAAVGGAGIAFLAVGLLLAQVMSTSRGANGYASAVVVLAWVLRGIGDAIGTVTGSGTTMVSGWPTWLTPIGWGEQFSPYVRNDWTPLLLQLGFAAVLLAAVFGLQAVRDSGAGIVPERAGRRDALPTLNGPLGLAWRLQWPTVLGWTIGGLATGVLAGALGSVVSTSIANDPSLGNIRDAVAHLGAGGSGPMTALFLSAIMSIVGVLAAACAVQAVIRLRQEEVGGSAEVMMSTPVSRVRWLLDFVLVGLIAIVLVLLAAALAAGLSATAAGEKATVFNDAFAAAAAQFPVALVYLCVLTLVFVVLPSWTVPVGWAALGAGAFLGIFGALIKVPDWLRHFSPFADAPVVVGKVDWTGGYWMFGIAVVALAAAAALIRRRDFAIG